From the Tripterygium wilfordii isolate XIE 37 chromosome 6, ASM1340144v1, whole genome shotgun sequence genome, one window contains:
- the LOC120000560 gene encoding endoribonuclease Dicer homolog 2 isoform X1 gives MEPTTLEIGMSQQPSLDTLSFARSYQIEALEKAIKHNTIVFLETGSGKTLIAIMLLRNYAYLIRKPSPFIAIFLVPQVVLVRQQAAALEMHCDLKVGMYWGDMGVDYWDAAMWNQELSGKEVLVMTPQILLSGLRHSFFKLDMIKVLIMDECHHARGKHPYACILTEFYHPLLRSHNSYLPRIFGMTASPIKSKCEPSEISYWQKINELETIMNSKVYTCHNESVLAEFVPFSTPKFKIYKRMGVPSALSENLMEKLQILEKKHESSLRNLDLRQSTVLSMVKKISKIRSNLAYCLLDLGVWLALKAAESLSCYKSDFFSWGKLDVFGEATLKKFSLEASQTLATYIPPGLNWSIGDNIESSLDAGLLTTKVRCLIECLLEYRLELDDIRCIVFVERVIAAVVLQCLLDELLPKYCSWKTKYIAGNNSSMQVQTRRKQHEIVEEFRKGMVNIIVATSILEEGLDVQSCNLVLRFDPSATVSSFIQSRGRARMQNSDYVLMLESEDLSTHSRMKNYLASGDIMRKESLRHAHDPCPSLKSDQFDEEFYRVESTGAIVTLTSSVGLIYFYCSRLPSDGYYKPAPRCEIDKEMETCVLHLPKTCPIRAVTAQGDVKLLKKKACLEACKQLHHVGALTDNLVPDIVVEEAVAQGLGLEPYNDEQHCYFPSDLVNQDPCNSKKKYHCYLIKLKQNFTHDISVHDVMLVMGSELEADVGGINFPLEANRGVLTVTLMYVGVIQLTPEQIVMCRRFQVTLFRVLMDHNLNKLMKMSDFQLGNDLEVDYFLLPSICKGNRSMIDWSTIRSVWFSYANTWKDHLNCPHKGNVHVIRTQSGPVCSCMIENSLVHTPHNGHLYCINGFLKDVNANSIFTLKDGDKITYEQYYKDRCGIELCFNHQSFLNGRHILTVPNYLDRNRKQKEKESRNASVELPPELCHIIMSPISISTFYSFSFVPSIMHRLESLLIAVNLKKMHRDHSSQNISIPTIKILEAITTNSCREKFNLESLETLGDSFLKYVTCQQLFKTYPNHHEGLLSVKKDTIISNVALCKLGCDRKLPGFIRNESFEPKKWMIPGDKSESVTLEEDILSNNIKIFSTGRRSIKSKTVADVVEALIGAYLSTNGEIAALLFMDWIGIKADFINVPCDRPLILNPERMVNVHCLESLLNYSFNDRSLLVEALTHGSYMLPEIPTCYQRLEFLGDSVLDYLITLHLFCKNPGMSPGLLTDMRSASVNNDCYARSAVKFGLHKHILHASPELHKHIIETVSNFEQLSSGLTYGWESETSFPKVLGDVIESLAGAILIDSCYNKEIVFKSIRPLLEPMITPETVRLHPVRELNELCQKEHFEQREPVVNRNNGVASITIEVEANGKIFKHTATASDKKMAKKLACKEVLKSLKESMTQ, from the exons ATGGAACCAACTACCCTGGAAATTGGCATGTCCCAGCAACCATCCCTTGATACCCTCTCTTTTGCCAGAAG TTATCAGATCGAGGCACTGGAAAAGGCGATTAAGCATAACACAATTGTGTTCTTGGAGACTGGCTCTGGCAAGACCTTGATTGCCATCATGCTTCTTCGCAACTATGCTTATCTTATTCGCAAGCCTTCACCTTTCATTGCTATCTTCTTGGTTCCCCAAGTTGTCTTGGTTCGCCAA CAAGCTGCAGCATTAGAAATGCACTGTGACTTGAAAGTGGGAATGTATTGGGGAGATATGGGGGTCGACTACTGGGATGCTGCTATGTGGAATCAGGAACTAAGCGGAAAAGAG GTACTTGTGATGACACCACAAATTTTGCTTAGTGGCCTGAGGCATAGCTTCTTCAAACTAGACATGATAAAGGTTTTAATCATGGATGAGTGCCATCATGCAAGGGGTAAACACCCCTATGCGTGCATTTTGACG GAGTTCTATCACCCTCTTTTGAGGTCTCATAACTCATATCTTCCAAGGATATTTGGGATGACAGCTTCTCCTATAAAATCAAAAT GTGAACCTTCCGAGATAAGTTATTGGCAAAAAATTAATGAGCTTGAGACAATAATGAATTCAAAG GTTTACACATGTCACAATGAATCTGTGCTTGCTGAATTTGTACCATTTTCAACCCCAAAATTCAAGATTTACAAGCGCATGGGAGTTCCTTCTGCATTATCTGAAAATTTAATGGAGAAATTGCAGATCTTGGAAAAAAAG CATGAAAGCTCATTGAGGAATTTGGATCTACGTCAATCTACTGTGTTATCTATGGTCaagaaaatttcaaagataCGCTCGAATTTGGCATATTGTTTGCTGGATCTTGGTGTTTGGTTGGCTTTGAAG GCTGCAGAGTCATTGTCTTGCTATAAAAGTGACTTTTTTTCTTGGGGCAAATTAGatgtttttggtgaagcaacTCTTAAAAAATTTAGCCTGGAAGCTTCTCAGACATTGGCAACTTATATACCACCTG gtcttaactggtctattggtgATAATATTGAATCCAGCTTGGATGCAGGCCTTTTAACTACAAAAGTTAGGTGCCTTATCGAATGTCTCCTTGAATACAGGTT GGAATTAGACGACATAAGATGCATAGTTTTTGTGGAAAGGGTCATTGCAGCCGTTGTTCTTCAATGTCTATTGGATGAGTTGCTTCCAAAGTACTGTAGCTGGAAGACCAAGTACATTGCAGGAAACAACTCCAGTATGCAAGTCCAGACAAGGAGAAAACAACATGAAATTGTGGAAGAATTCCGTAAAGGAATG GTGAATATTATTGTGGCAACATCAATTCTCGAGGAGGGTCTGGATGTTCAAAGTTGCAACTTGGTCCTTAGATTTGATCCGTCAGCCACAGTTAGCAGTTTCATACAGTCCAGAGGTCGAGCTAGGATGCAGAATTCAGATTATGTCTTAATGTTGGAGAG CGAGGATTTGTCAACACATTCTCGAATGAAGAATTATCTTGCTAGTGGAGACATAATGAGAAAGGAGTCCCTACGCCATGCTCATGATCCTTGCCCATCTCTCAAAAGTGATCAATTCGATGAGGAGTTTTATCGCGTTGAAAGCACTGGAGCTATTGTAACCCTAACTTCAAGTGTTGGGTTGATTTACTTCTATTGCTCACGGCTCCCTTCTGATGG ATATTATAAACCTGCTCCAAGGTGTGAGATAGACAAGGAGATGGAGACTTGTGTTTTGCATCTTCCCAAGACTTGCCCAATTCGAGCAGTTACTGCACAGGGTGACGTAAAACTTCTCAAGAAAAAGGCATGCCTTGAAGCATGCAAGCAGCTCCATCACGTGGGTGCTTTAACGGACAACCTTGTTCCTGATATTGTAGTTGAAGAAGCTGTCGCACAAGGACTTG GACTTGAGCCTTACAATGACGAACAGCACTGTTATTTCCCATCTGACCTGGTCAATCAGGATCCATGCAACTCGAAGAAAAAATATCACTGTTACTTGATCAAGTTAAAGCAGAACTTCACTCATGATATTTCTGTTCACGATGTCATGCTCGTAATGGGAAGTGAACTTGAGGCTGATGTTGGAGGTATAAATTTCCCTTTAGAAGCTAATAGAGGTGTGCTGACAGTGACTTTAATGTATGTCGGGGTTATACAACTTACCCCAGAGCAG ATTGTTATGTGTAGACGGTTTCAGGTCACTCTTTTCAGGGTTCTCATGGATCATAATCTGAATAAATTAATGAAGATGAGTGATTTTCAGTTGGGGAATGATCTTGAAGTTGATTATTTTCTTCTCCCATCTATCTGCAAGGGTAACAGATCTATGATTGATTGGTCAACTATCAGATCTGTATGGTTCTCCTATGCAAATACTTGGAAGGACCACTTGAACTGTCCCCATAAGGGTAATGTTCATGTCATACGGACCCAAAGTGGTCCGGTATGCTCATGCATGATAGAGAATTCTTTGGTCCACACACCTCACAATGGCCACCTATATTGCATCAATGGTTTTTTAAAGGACGTGAATGCAAACTCAATTTTTACTTTGAAGGATGGAGACAAGATCACGTACGAACAATACTATAAAGATCG GTGTGGcatcgagttatgttttaacCACCAATCGTTTCTCAATGGGCGACACATTTTGACTGTGCCAAATTACCTTGATAggaacagaaaacaaaaagagaaag AATCTAGAAATGCGTCTGTTGAGTTGCCTCCTGAACTTTGCCACATCATCATGTCCCCAATATCAATCAGTACATTTTATTCTTTCTCATTTGTTCCATCAATCATGCATCGGCTTGAGTCTTTGCTCATCGCCGTCAACTTAAAGAAGATGCATCGGGATCATAGCTCTCAAAACATCAGTATTCCAACTATCAAG ATTTTGGAAGCAATCACTACAAACAGTTGCCGAGAAAAGTTTAATTTAGAATCACTGGAAACTCTCGGGGACTCTTTTCTCAAGTATGTCACATGCCAACAGTTATTTAAAACCTATCCAAACCATCATGAAGGCCTTCTTAGTGTTAAGAAGGATACAATTATCTCCAACGTTGCACTTTGCAAGCTGGGATGTGATCGCAAACTTCCG GGCTTTATTCGTAATGAGTCCTTCGAGCCGAAGAAGTGGATGATTCCTGGAGATAAGTCTGAAAGTGTTACTCTAGAGGAGGATATTCTTTCTAATAACATAAAGATATTTAGTACAGGACGTCGAAGCATTAAAAGTAAGACAGTTGCTGATGTCGTCGAGGCACTTATTGGAGCCTACCTGAGCACAAATGGAGAAATAGCGGCGTTATTGTTCATGGATTGGATTGGAATTAAGGCTGATTTTATTAATGTGCCATGCGATAGACCATTAATACTCAACCCAGAGAGAATGGTTAATGTTCACTGCTTAGAGTCTCTCCTCAACTATTCATTCAATGACCGATCTCTGTTAGTGGAGGCGTTGACCCATGGTTCTTACATGCTTCCGGAGATTCCAACATGTTACCAG CGACTTGAATTTCTTGGAGACTCGGTGTTAGACTACTTAATCACCTTACATCTGTTTTGTAAAAATCCGGGGATGTCCCCCGGATTGTTGACAGACATGAGGTCTGCTTCTGTGAACAATGATTGTTATGCACGATCTGCTGTTAAATTTGGCTTACATAAACACATCCTACATGCGTCCCCTGAACTCCATAAGCATATTATTGAGACTGTTAGCAACTTTGAACAACTATCTTCTGGGTTGACGTATGGATGGGAATCTGAGACATCTTTT
- the LOC120000560 gene encoding endoribonuclease Dicer homolog 2 isoform X2: protein MEPTTLEIGMSQQPSLDTLSFARSYQIEALEKAIKHNTIVFLETGSGKTLIAIMLLRNYAYLIRKPSPFIAIFLVPQVVLVRQQAAALEMHCDLKVGMYWGDMGVDYWDAAMWNQELSGKEVLVMTPQILLSGLRHSFFKLDMIKVLIMDECHHARGKHPYACILTEFYHPLLRSHNSYLPRIFGMTASPIKSKCEPSEISYWQKINELETIMNSKVYTCHNESVLAEFVPFSTPKFKIYKRMGVPSALSENLMEKLQILEKKHESSLRNLDLRQSTVLSMVKKISKIRSNLAYCLLDLGVWLALKAAESLSCYKSDFFSWGKLDVFGEATLKKFSLEASQTLATYIPPGLNWSIGDNIESSLDAGLLTTKVRCLIECLLEYRELDDIRCIVFVERVIAAVVLQCLLDELLPKYCSWKTKYIAGNNSSMQVQTRRKQHEIVEEFRKGMVNIIVATSILEEGLDVQSCNLVLRFDPSATVSSFIQSRGRARMQNSDYVLMLESEDLSTHSRMKNYLASGDIMRKESLRHAHDPCPSLKSDQFDEEFYRVESTGAIVTLTSSVGLIYFYCSRLPSDGYYKPAPRCEIDKEMETCVLHLPKTCPIRAVTAQGDVKLLKKKACLEACKQLHHVGALTDNLVPDIVVEEAVAQGLGLEPYNDEQHCYFPSDLVNQDPCNSKKKYHCYLIKLKQNFTHDISVHDVMLVMGSELEADVGGINFPLEANRGVLTVTLMYVGVIQLTPEQIVMCRRFQVTLFRVLMDHNLNKLMKMSDFQLGNDLEVDYFLLPSICKGNRSMIDWSTIRSVWFSYANTWKDHLNCPHKGNVHVIRTQSGPVCSCMIENSLVHTPHNGHLYCINGFLKDVNANSIFTLKDGDKITYEQYYKDRCGIELCFNHQSFLNGRHILTVPNYLDRNRKQKEKESRNASVELPPELCHIIMSPISISTFYSFSFVPSIMHRLESLLIAVNLKKMHRDHSSQNISIPTIKILEAITTNSCREKFNLESLETLGDSFLKYVTCQQLFKTYPNHHEGLLSVKKDTIISNVALCKLGCDRKLPGFIRNESFEPKKWMIPGDKSESVTLEEDILSNNIKIFSTGRRSIKSKTVADVVEALIGAYLSTNGEIAALLFMDWIGIKADFINVPCDRPLILNPERMVNVHCLESLLNYSFNDRSLLVEALTHGSYMLPEIPTCYQRLEFLGDSVLDYLITLHLFCKNPGMSPGLLTDMRSASVNNDCYARSAVKFGLHKHILHASPELHKHIIETVSNFEQLSSGLTYGWESETSFPKVLGDVIESLAGAILIDSCYNKEIVFKSIRPLLEPMITPETVRLHPVRELNELCQKEHFEQREPVVNRNNGVASITIEVEANGKIFKHTATASDKKMAKKLACKEVLKSLKESMTQ, encoded by the exons ATGGAACCAACTACCCTGGAAATTGGCATGTCCCAGCAACCATCCCTTGATACCCTCTCTTTTGCCAGAAG TTATCAGATCGAGGCACTGGAAAAGGCGATTAAGCATAACACAATTGTGTTCTTGGAGACTGGCTCTGGCAAGACCTTGATTGCCATCATGCTTCTTCGCAACTATGCTTATCTTATTCGCAAGCCTTCACCTTTCATTGCTATCTTCTTGGTTCCCCAAGTTGTCTTGGTTCGCCAA CAAGCTGCAGCATTAGAAATGCACTGTGACTTGAAAGTGGGAATGTATTGGGGAGATATGGGGGTCGACTACTGGGATGCTGCTATGTGGAATCAGGAACTAAGCGGAAAAGAG GTACTTGTGATGACACCACAAATTTTGCTTAGTGGCCTGAGGCATAGCTTCTTCAAACTAGACATGATAAAGGTTTTAATCATGGATGAGTGCCATCATGCAAGGGGTAAACACCCCTATGCGTGCATTTTGACG GAGTTCTATCACCCTCTTTTGAGGTCTCATAACTCATATCTTCCAAGGATATTTGGGATGACAGCTTCTCCTATAAAATCAAAAT GTGAACCTTCCGAGATAAGTTATTGGCAAAAAATTAATGAGCTTGAGACAATAATGAATTCAAAG GTTTACACATGTCACAATGAATCTGTGCTTGCTGAATTTGTACCATTTTCAACCCCAAAATTCAAGATTTACAAGCGCATGGGAGTTCCTTCTGCATTATCTGAAAATTTAATGGAGAAATTGCAGATCTTGGAAAAAAAG CATGAAAGCTCATTGAGGAATTTGGATCTACGTCAATCTACTGTGTTATCTATGGTCaagaaaatttcaaagataCGCTCGAATTTGGCATATTGTTTGCTGGATCTTGGTGTTTGGTTGGCTTTGAAG GCTGCAGAGTCATTGTCTTGCTATAAAAGTGACTTTTTTTCTTGGGGCAAATTAGatgtttttggtgaagcaacTCTTAAAAAATTTAGCCTGGAAGCTTCTCAGACATTGGCAACTTATATACCACCTG gtcttaactggtctattggtgATAATATTGAATCCAGCTTGGATGCAGGCCTTTTAACTACAAAAGTTAGGTGCCTTATCGAATGTCTCCTTGAATACAG GGAATTAGACGACATAAGATGCATAGTTTTTGTGGAAAGGGTCATTGCAGCCGTTGTTCTTCAATGTCTATTGGATGAGTTGCTTCCAAAGTACTGTAGCTGGAAGACCAAGTACATTGCAGGAAACAACTCCAGTATGCAAGTCCAGACAAGGAGAAAACAACATGAAATTGTGGAAGAATTCCGTAAAGGAATG GTGAATATTATTGTGGCAACATCAATTCTCGAGGAGGGTCTGGATGTTCAAAGTTGCAACTTGGTCCTTAGATTTGATCCGTCAGCCACAGTTAGCAGTTTCATACAGTCCAGAGGTCGAGCTAGGATGCAGAATTCAGATTATGTCTTAATGTTGGAGAG CGAGGATTTGTCAACACATTCTCGAATGAAGAATTATCTTGCTAGTGGAGACATAATGAGAAAGGAGTCCCTACGCCATGCTCATGATCCTTGCCCATCTCTCAAAAGTGATCAATTCGATGAGGAGTTTTATCGCGTTGAAAGCACTGGAGCTATTGTAACCCTAACTTCAAGTGTTGGGTTGATTTACTTCTATTGCTCACGGCTCCCTTCTGATGG ATATTATAAACCTGCTCCAAGGTGTGAGATAGACAAGGAGATGGAGACTTGTGTTTTGCATCTTCCCAAGACTTGCCCAATTCGAGCAGTTACTGCACAGGGTGACGTAAAACTTCTCAAGAAAAAGGCATGCCTTGAAGCATGCAAGCAGCTCCATCACGTGGGTGCTTTAACGGACAACCTTGTTCCTGATATTGTAGTTGAAGAAGCTGTCGCACAAGGACTTG GACTTGAGCCTTACAATGACGAACAGCACTGTTATTTCCCATCTGACCTGGTCAATCAGGATCCATGCAACTCGAAGAAAAAATATCACTGTTACTTGATCAAGTTAAAGCAGAACTTCACTCATGATATTTCTGTTCACGATGTCATGCTCGTAATGGGAAGTGAACTTGAGGCTGATGTTGGAGGTATAAATTTCCCTTTAGAAGCTAATAGAGGTGTGCTGACAGTGACTTTAATGTATGTCGGGGTTATACAACTTACCCCAGAGCAG ATTGTTATGTGTAGACGGTTTCAGGTCACTCTTTTCAGGGTTCTCATGGATCATAATCTGAATAAATTAATGAAGATGAGTGATTTTCAGTTGGGGAATGATCTTGAAGTTGATTATTTTCTTCTCCCATCTATCTGCAAGGGTAACAGATCTATGATTGATTGGTCAACTATCAGATCTGTATGGTTCTCCTATGCAAATACTTGGAAGGACCACTTGAACTGTCCCCATAAGGGTAATGTTCATGTCATACGGACCCAAAGTGGTCCGGTATGCTCATGCATGATAGAGAATTCTTTGGTCCACACACCTCACAATGGCCACCTATATTGCATCAATGGTTTTTTAAAGGACGTGAATGCAAACTCAATTTTTACTTTGAAGGATGGAGACAAGATCACGTACGAACAATACTATAAAGATCG GTGTGGcatcgagttatgttttaacCACCAATCGTTTCTCAATGGGCGACACATTTTGACTGTGCCAAATTACCTTGATAggaacagaaaacaaaaagagaaag AATCTAGAAATGCGTCTGTTGAGTTGCCTCCTGAACTTTGCCACATCATCATGTCCCCAATATCAATCAGTACATTTTATTCTTTCTCATTTGTTCCATCAATCATGCATCGGCTTGAGTCTTTGCTCATCGCCGTCAACTTAAAGAAGATGCATCGGGATCATAGCTCTCAAAACATCAGTATTCCAACTATCAAG ATTTTGGAAGCAATCACTACAAACAGTTGCCGAGAAAAGTTTAATTTAGAATCACTGGAAACTCTCGGGGACTCTTTTCTCAAGTATGTCACATGCCAACAGTTATTTAAAACCTATCCAAACCATCATGAAGGCCTTCTTAGTGTTAAGAAGGATACAATTATCTCCAACGTTGCACTTTGCAAGCTGGGATGTGATCGCAAACTTCCG GGCTTTATTCGTAATGAGTCCTTCGAGCCGAAGAAGTGGATGATTCCTGGAGATAAGTCTGAAAGTGTTACTCTAGAGGAGGATATTCTTTCTAATAACATAAAGATATTTAGTACAGGACGTCGAAGCATTAAAAGTAAGACAGTTGCTGATGTCGTCGAGGCACTTATTGGAGCCTACCTGAGCACAAATGGAGAAATAGCGGCGTTATTGTTCATGGATTGGATTGGAATTAAGGCTGATTTTATTAATGTGCCATGCGATAGACCATTAATACTCAACCCAGAGAGAATGGTTAATGTTCACTGCTTAGAGTCTCTCCTCAACTATTCATTCAATGACCGATCTCTGTTAGTGGAGGCGTTGACCCATGGTTCTTACATGCTTCCGGAGATTCCAACATGTTACCAG CGACTTGAATTTCTTGGAGACTCGGTGTTAGACTACTTAATCACCTTACATCTGTTTTGTAAAAATCCGGGGATGTCCCCCGGATTGTTGACAGACATGAGGTCTGCTTCTGTGAACAATGATTGTTATGCACGATCTGCTGTTAAATTTGGCTTACATAAACACATCCTACATGCGTCCCCTGAACTCCATAAGCATATTATTGAGACTGTTAGCAACTTTGAACAACTATCTTCTGGGTTGACGTATGGATGGGAATCTGAGACATCTTTT
- the LOC120000857 gene encoding 60S ribosomal protein L38, translating to MPKQIHEIKDFLLTARRKDARSVKIKRSKDVVKFKVRCSRYLYTLCVFDTEKADKLKQSLPPGLSVQDL from the exons ATG CCGAAGCAAATCCATGAAATCAAGGATTTCCTTCTAACGGCAAGGAGGAAGGATGCTCGTTCGGTTAAGATCAAGAGGAGTAAGGATGTTGTTAAGTTCAAGGTTCGTTGCTCCAGGTACCTCTATACTCTGTGTGTATTTGACACTGAAAAGGCTGACAAGCTGAAGCAATCTCTTCCACCAG GTTTGAGTGTGCAAGATTTGTGA